One window of the Tubulanus polymorphus chromosome 11, tnTubPoly1.2, whole genome shotgun sequence genome contains the following:
- the LOC141913001 gene encoding uncharacterized protein LOC141913001 yields MDISISISIPLIAAVVFGELLTVFWYSDKTPWGRDVWARWGKRYFVTSIICDVALALLVQQINKKYFHAGNLENCVILGIVMGLMYALMEAPHYVYNTKSFSVFIFHALHKMALVFVIAITLAFFGKIF; encoded by the exons ATGGACATATCAATAAGTATCAGTATTCCACTGATTGCAGCCGTCGTATTTGGCGAATTGTTGACAGTGTTCTGGTACAGCGATAAAACTCCGTGGGGTCGAGACGTCTGGGCCAGATGGGGCAAGAGATATTTCGTAACCTCGATCATCTGTGACGTAGCGTTAGCCCTCCTTGTACAGCAGATTAACAA GAAATACTTCCACGCCGGGAACTTGGAAAACTGTGTTATATTGGGGATTGTGATGGGATTGATGTACGCGTTGATGGAAGCGCCGCACTACGTCTACAACACGAAATCATTCTCCGTCTTTATTTTCCACGCATTACACAAGATGGCGCTGGTATTCGTAATAGCGATCACGCTGGCATTTTtcggaaaaatattttga